AAAATATAGAAGACGGTAATAACAAGTACCATATATTCTATGAATTCAATCTGCAAAAAGCGGAAATGCTTCAATGGGCAAGTGGTAATCCCGGCTTCAACCTCACCGGTATGGCAAGATCTCCCCTGGATTATATAACTATACAAGCACAGGGATATATAGGTAAGGGGGCAAAACTGGAAACTAAAAGTACCGGAAGTTTCGGTGCAGGGGTTAGTATGCCTATTGCGGCAGGAAATCTCTTCATCGGTTCATTTGAAGTCGGCAACGCATTAAAAGACGCAATGAAGGCTACAAAATTCGGTTTTCCCTTCTACAAGCACCCGACACGGATTTCAGGATATTACAAGTTCAAACCGGGAACTGATTATACTTCCTTTACTTTGGGAACGGATGGAAAGAAAAATTTCTTCATAGATGCCAGCATGAATGGCAAAGATAAGGGGGATATATATGCTGTTTTATATGAGGCAGACAATGTAGAGGACTTCCTGGACGGTTACAACTCTTTGAATTCTCCGAAAATAGTATCTCTTGCAAGAATCAAATCAGAGGATATGAAAGAAACGAGTGAATGGACTTCTTTCGATTTGCCATTTGTACTTCAAAATAGCAAAACAATCAATGACAATATGCTTGCTGCCGGCAAATATAAACTTGCCATCGTATTCTCTTCCAGTGTGGAAGGAGCAGCTTTCAAAGGTTCAGTAGGAAGTACATTGTGGATAGATGAAGTGACAATCCATTGCGAAGAAGACAACGATTAATAATTTAAAAAGTAATTTATATATGAAAAAATATATATTGACTGGTTTAGCTATGTTTTTTTTCGGCATTAGCCAAATCAATGCACAATCATCCAATGAACACAAAGGGCTTTTATGGTCTTCACTTCATGGATTAGATTATCAATTCAAAGCGGGCGTGAACATAGGTGGAACAGCCCCTCTCCCTCTTCCCAAAGAAATCAGAAGCCTTGACAACTACTCTCCCGGACTTGCTATCACCCTGGAAGCTAATATTACCAAATGGATAGACGTGCAAAAAAAGTGGGGAGTCAGCCTGGGGCTCCGTCTCGACAACAAAAATATGACTACTGAAGCCACAGTAAAGAACTATGGCATGGAGATTTTTAATGAAACAGGTGGAAAGGTAGAAGGACTTTGGACAGGTGGTGTTAAGACCAAAGTAAAAATGTCCCTTTTGACTGTACCTGTCCTGGCTAACTACAAAATCAGCGACCGGTGGAAAATTGTTGCAGGCCCTTATTTCTCATATATGATTGAGAAAGACTTTTCAGGCCATGTTTATGAAGGGCACCTGCGCTCACCGGATGCTACCGGCGACCGGGTGAATTTCACCGGGGATAATATTGCAACTTATGACTTCTCCGAAGATTTGCGCAAATTCCAATGGGGACTGCAAGTAGGTGGAGAATGGAAAGCTTATAAACACTTAAATATACATGCTGACTTGACATGGGGGCTGAACGACATCTTCAAGAAAGATTTCACCACCATTTCATTTGCCATGTATCCTATTTACTTAAATATAGGATTTGGTTATTCATTCTAAGAAGTAGTCTTCTATACAAGGATATATAAAGAACCGGTGAAGAATCTTGTTATATGATTCTTCGCCGGTTTCTTTATATCAGAAGATTACCTTTTCATAAAAAGAGGCCGTCTCAATGGAAAATGAGACGGCCTCTTTCTTTATCTTTCCTACTCTAATGATTAGAATACAACTTCAAGATTATCAATATAAAGCACGCTACCCGGTGCACCCGAGAAGTTATCTCCATCCTTACTGGACGAACAAACAACAGCCAACTTATATTTCTTGGAAGCATCCCAAGACTTACCGTTCTTATATTCAAAGTTAACATTGAATGCTGTATAAGAAGATTGTTCTCCTGCGTCTTTCACTGAAGCGATTGCCACAATCTTAGGAGATGTCAACAGGTTAGTTCCATTCAAATGATCGGCAGAATAAGAGTCAACCTCATACAATACCGCATTCATGGCTGGAGCATCTTTCTTCGTGTTATCCAAAGTCACTTCATGAGCCTTTGACGGATCACCCGGAGTATTGGCTTGATAATAATCCGGTCCGGCAGCATATTTATAATATCCTTTGAAGGATTTCGGTTCTTTACGACATATATCACCGAAATGGGTACTTTCCAAGGTATTAGCAAGACTTACACTGAATATTCCATTATATACAGAACCCGATGTTACTTTAGGAACAGCAGTAAAAAGAACAAACCGTCCCTTTGTATCAGCCGTCTCAAGGCGTGCAGCTTTTCCACTGACAGCATCATCTGTTACAGTCACCAGATAAGCCCCATCACGTGGATACAAAGCACTTGTTCCTGTACCATACATCAGTTTAATCCATTTCAATCCCTCATTTGAAGTGACCCATCCACTTCCAGGCTCATAATATTCCTGATATTTATTGGATTCAGTGCTTGTCGCATTCTTCAATTCCCAATCACCGTCAAAATCGACTTTAAATGAAAATTCTTCAATGATATCATATGTTATGGTATACGTTTTTGCAGCCCCCTTTTCCGACTGCACTTTTATCTGTGTTTTTTCACCGGAGAAATCAATAGGAGTTCCTGCTACATAAGCTTCATTATTATAAAGTATTGTCGCTCCTTCAGAAACCTCAAAAACAGGAACAAGTTGTTTCAACTGTTCATCCGTTGCAGTCGGGGTGACATAGAACACAACATTCGTACTGGAAATTTCAGGCTGGACAGTAATAATACTACTATCGAAAGTCATCTTCAACAAGTCG
The DNA window shown above is from Bacteroides faecium and carries:
- a CDS encoding PCMD domain-containing protein, whose translation is MKLKNVFAGMMICLAMTSCIQDEGLNVEAAIDGCNGSNIQLSTINTYSKTVSIYVSKATDLSALEIQFELPEGADIEPVDAAANDHAPKYDFSNSKVPVTSEQTLEQYQRKFRVTSESRTTEAVYMITVIKSELPTEYHFENIEDGNNKYHIFYEFNLQKAEMLQWASGNPGFNLTGMARSPLDYITIQAQGYIGKGAKLETKSTGSFGAGVSMPIAAGNLFIGSFEVGNALKDAMKATKFGFPFYKHPTRISGYYKFKPGTDYTSFTLGTDGKKNFFIDASMNGKDKGDIYAVLYEADNVEDFLDGYNSLNSPKIVSLARIKSEDMKETSEWTSFDLPFVLQNSKTINDNMLAAGKYKLAIVFSSSVEGAAFKGSVGSTLWIDEVTIHCEEDND
- a CDS encoding porin family protein; the encoded protein is MKKYILTGLAMFFFGISQINAQSSNEHKGLLWSSLHGLDYQFKAGVNIGGTAPLPLPKEIRSLDNYSPGLAITLEANITKWIDVQKKWGVSLGLRLDNKNMTTEATVKNYGMEIFNETGGKVEGLWTGGVKTKVKMSLLTVPVLANYKISDRWKIVAGPYFSYMIEKDFSGHVYEGHLRSPDATGDRVNFTGDNIATYDFSEDLRKFQWGLQVGGEWKAYKHLNIHADLTWGLNDIFKKDFTTISFAMYPIYLNIGFGYSF
- a CDS encoding PCMD domain-containing protein, which encodes MKKNLLYLFVSVCLVSLFAACSDDDPKKPGPDYALLQDAVVGTYDGGLNVSMNGTNLTPEAISQRIFVKAEGADKVELSLKDFSFLTFSVGDIVVSGIPLSGDAGQVALQETETTMNHAVLGHLTIKVSGTVSNEKGNLSISVLQKGGSVEGGPVEDMDIAVSFEGTRISKEVDDKDYSATVAGFYPRSENGLTCDYSADGFTLQYPTDGITLTSAGYNKIAITKFYLSFPYNPELGTPTASKARQYIGVESTRLIKNVDGTFTIEEFKGTVADSNKEQAEYTISGTWNEKVLSLKITLESETYTVNYNYVSDPLQKTGNDLLKMTFDSSIITVQPEISSTNVVFYVTPTATDEQLKQLVPVFEVSEGATILYNNEAYVAGTPIDFSGEKTQIKVQSEKGAAKTYTITYDIIEEFSFKVDFDGDWELKNATSTESNKYQEYYEPGSGWVTSNEGLKWIKLMYGTGTSALYPRDGAYLVTVTDDAVSGKAARLETADTKGRFVLFTAVPKVTSGSVYNGIFSVSLANTLESTHFGDICRKEPKSFKGYYKYAAGPDYYQANTPGDPSKAHEVTLDNTKKDAPAMNAVLYEVDSYSADHLNGTNLLTSPKIVAIASVKDAGEQSSYTAFNVNFEYKNGKSWDASKKYKLAVVCSSSKDGDNFSGAPGSVLYIDNLEVVF